One part of the Paenibacillus silvisoli genome encodes these proteins:
- a CDS encoding ABC transporter ATP-binding protein, with product MSERTVEGRQPALAVRGLRFAFPGEQPLFDGLSFDIKQGEFVSMLAASGIGKTTLFRLLSDLLVPQAGTIAIGAAGDSPASAVKQGKIGYMPQKDALMPWRTVLDNAALGLELGGTSKREARLQVMELLPELGLAGTESKYPHELSGGMRQRVSFARSLLGGGELLLLDEPFSALDAMTRIRMQEWLLQVWERHRKTILFITHDVDEALLLSDRVLVAAKSPIATLQELSVELRRPRSYEAALEEAFIGLKRQALGWIGLGVSEGAQGGRP from the coding sequence GTGAGCGAGAGAACGGTAGAGGGGCGGCAGCCTGCGTTAGCGGTGCGCGGGCTTCGCTTCGCCTTTCCGGGCGAGCAGCCCTTGTTCGACGGATTGAGCTTCGATATCAAGCAAGGCGAGTTTGTGAGCATGCTGGCGGCAAGCGGCATCGGCAAGACGACCCTGTTTCGGCTGCTGTCCGACTTGCTCGTTCCGCAAGCGGGTACGATTGCGATCGGAGCGGCAGGCGATTCGCCGGCATCGGCGGTTAAGCAAGGGAAAATCGGCTATATGCCGCAAAAGGACGCCTTGATGCCATGGCGGACCGTGCTGGACAATGCCGCATTGGGCTTGGAGCTTGGCGGTACCTCGAAGCGAGAGGCGCGCCTGCAAGTGATGGAGCTGCTGCCCGAGCTGGGGCTCGCGGGGACGGAAAGCAAGTATCCGCATGAGCTGTCGGGCGGCATGCGGCAGCGCGTCTCGTTTGCCCGATCGCTGCTGGGCGGAGGGGAGCTGCTCTTGCTCGACGAGCCGTTCAGCGCGCTCGATGCGATGACGCGGATTCGCATGCAGGAATGGCTGCTGCAAGTATGGGAGCGGCACCGCAAAACGATTCTATTCATCACGCACGACGTGGATGAAGCGCTGCTGCTGTCCGACCGGGTGCTCGTCGCGGCGAAGTCTCCGATCGCGACGCTGCAGGAGCTGAGCGTTGAGCTGCGGCGTCCGAGAAGCTATGAAGCTGCTTTGGAAGAAGCGTTCATCGGCTTGAAGCGTCAAGCGCTTGGCTGGATCGGACTTGGCGTTTCCGAAGGCGCCCAAGGAGGCAGGCCATGA